From the Sediminispirochaeta bajacaliforniensis DSM 16054 genome, the window TGAAGGGGATGGTATCTGAGGGAAGGTTTTTCCGACAGATACCTGTACGTGATTTGCTATTTCACCTCGACATATTTCCCGTTTCTAACCGTATAAATCCTCTGTGTTTCAATCCCTTCGCCTTGCTTACCCTTATACGAAAAGGTCCCGGCTAAACCAACATATCCATCAATGTTATTAAAACTTTCCCGAAGCTCCTCTCCCCTTGTACAATTCCCATCCTTCATCGCTTTCACTATGAGATGCACTCCGTCATACGCTCGAAACGCATTGTCCGACATCGGCGCAGACCCAAACTCGTCAATATACCCTGTCAGAAAACTTTTCATCGCCGGATCTTCCGCATCATTCGGATCACTATAGGTCAAATACTGCGATGCAAAATATACATCCTCCAACGCATTCCCTCCACTTTGCAACGCCTCCGGATTCGCCCAACTTTCACAGCCCAACACCGGACCGGCATACCCAAATTGTCTCAACTGCTTCGCTACAAAGCCTAAATCATCTCCAAGTCCCCAAATCACTATGGCATCAGGATTCGTCCCAATAATCTTCGCAAATTGTCCCGTAAAATCACGGTCCCCATGTGTAAAACTCTCGTCGGCTACATAGCTAAATCCCATCCCTTCACTCGCCTTTACAAAGGACTTCCCTCCTGTCACACCGTATTCATCATTCGATGTAAAAAGCGCTATCCGACTATATCCCCTATTTTGTGCAAACTTAGCCAGCTGTATCGCCGTATAGGTATTATTGGCTATCGATCGAAACAAATACCGATACCCTTGTTGCAGCCAGGTCGGGGAGGTCCCTCCCGATACCAATACTGTCTTCGAATTCTCTATCACATCGGCAGCCGCCAAGATGTTCCCCGAATGCAGCGACCCAAATATCGCATCAACCTTATCTACCTGCACCAATTTCGTCGCTACTTTCACTGCTTCTTCCGGCGATGATTTGTCATCGTATGCTATGATCTTTATCTGTCGACCTAAAACTCCTCCCCTTTCATTTACCTCTTCCACTGCCATCTGCGCTCCGTTCAAGGCTGCCTGGCCCGCCTGGGCTGTCCCTCCTGTCAACGGACAAAAAAATCCTAATTTGATGGACTCCGTCCCATCCGTCGCCTCTCCTGTTCCATTCCCAAACACCGGTAAACATAGGGCCAACAATAATACCCCCGTAACTATCCATTCTTTCTTTCTCATTCAATGCCCTCCTTCCCTTTATAAAGTTCCCAATGCTTTCTTTGATCGTATCATCCTTCCCTCTTCTCCTTGAACTCAACTTTTTTCTCTTTTCGTTTACTATTTTCCACTCACGGGGGGCATTGTATGGAGGTATTCGATCTTTTTATGATTTTGAGGTAATGTTGGAGAGCCTGGCAACTTGAAGTCTACGAATATCATCGTATCGTTTTGCCGGAGACGGGACTTGAACCCGTACAGCCGTATTGGGGCCGGGGGATTTTAAGTCCCCTGTGTCTACCAGTTTCACCACTCCGGCAATGGAATGTATAGTACCGAGGCTGACGTCGATGGTCAATCCCTCCCTTTTCGCAGTGGTGATTTGTTTGGTACACTTGAGGTATGGAAACATATGAGGGGCTACAGGGGATGATCGATACTCATTTCCACAGTCGCGTGATGCGGCAGAAGGGCGTCGATCCTGTTGAGCATTTGAAAAGAGCCTTTGCAAAGGGATTGGTGTGTGCCGTGGATATCGGAACAGAGCTTGGGGACCTTGAAGAGCGTTCGGAGCTTATTGCCGAGTTTGATTGGG encodes:
- a CDS encoding ABC transporter substrate-binding protein; its protein translation is MRKKEWIVTGVLLLALCLPVFGNGTGEATDGTESIKLGFFCPLTGGTAQAGQAALNGAQMAVEEVNERGGVLGRQIKIIAYDDKSSPEEAVKVATKLVQVDKVDAIFGSLHSGNILAAADVIENSKTVLVSGGTSPTWLQQGYRYLFRSIANNTYTAIQLAKFAQNRGYSRIALFTSNDEYGVTGGKSFVKASEGMGFSYVADESFTHGDRDFTGQFAKIIGTNPDAIVIWGLGDDLGFVAKQLRQFGYAGPVLGCESWANPEALQSGGNALEDVYFASQYLTYSDPNDAEDPAMKSFLTGYIDEFGSAPMSDNAFRAYDGVHLIVKAMKDGNCTRGEELRESFNNIDGYVGLAGTFSYKGKQGEGIETQRIYTVRNGKYVEVK